The stretch of DNA GGTGTTATTATTGAAATGAACGAAACGGAACTCGAATGGCTCGGTTATGAAAGGGAAGCGGTAGTGGGAAAAATGAAACTATCCGATATTACGGCAATGACTGCTGCAAATTATGAAGCGTTTATAGCTCAATTAACCAAAACTGGTAAACTAGATAACATTGAGGGACAATTGATTCGCAAAGACGGTTCTCTGATGCCATGTATATCCAATAGCAGGGTAGTATATGATGAGCAAGGAAAAATGCAATATACCCGTATCGCTTTGATGGATTTTACCGAGCAAAAAAAGTTGCAGGATGAGCTTAAAATAGCAAGGGAAATTGCCGAGCAATCTGGCGTACTCAAAGAGCAGTTCGTCGCCAATATGAGTCACGAAATACGGACCCCACTCAACGCCATCCTTGGCTTTTCCAGCTTGCTGCAGCGTACCGACCTGAAGGAAAACCAAAAGGAATTTGCCCAAAGCATTCAAACTAGCAGTGAAAACCTCTTAACCATCATTAATGACGTCCTCGACTTTTCAAAAATAGCAGCGGGGGTTATCCGGATGGAGCGAATCCCGTTTTCCTTGTCCTCTTTGCTCCACTCTGTGGAAAATATGTTCCGCTATAGAGCTGATGAAAAACAATTGCAATTCGAGATGGAAGTCGATGAAAACCTTCCGGAAGCGGTCCAGGGTGACCCCACCCGCCTGACGCAAATTTTGGTAAACTTACTCAGCAACGCCTTGAAATTCACCAATAGCGGTAGCGTCAAACTGCTGGCTAGTCAAGTAAAACAGGAAAATGGACACGCCACTGTGCGCTTCACCGTGAGTGATACGGGTATCGGCATCCCTCTCGACAAACAGGCCTTCATCTTTGAGCGCTTCGGGCAAGCCTCCACCGACACGACTCGCCGATTTGGCGGCGCAGGCTTGGGACTTACCATCTCCAAGCAACTCGTCGAATTGCAAGGCGGCCAAATCTGGGTGGAGAGCGAGGAGGGAAACGGCGCAGCCTTTATGGTAGAGATCCCTTACGATATCGCTGAAACCGTAATAGGCAATGGCAAGTCACCATCAAGTCGTTTCAAAAATCAGCAAGGAAGTATTCTTATCGTAGAAGATAACATGATGAATAGTCGCATTGTTGGTCTGTTATTGGACGACTGGGGTTTTGGGTACGACCATGCTGAGAACGGCAAAATAGCCCTCGAAAAACTCAGCCACCACGTCTACGATCTCATCCTTATGGATATTCAGATGCCTGTCATGGATGGATACACGACTTCCCAGTACATCCGCCAGCAGCTGCACCTCAAAGTACCTATCATCGCCACCACGGCCCACGCCTTCGCCGGGGAACGGGAAAAATGCATCAGCTACGGCATGAACGACTACATCTCCAAGCCCATCAAAGAAGAAGAGTTAATAGCCCTTATCAGTCGCTATGTGCGAAGGAAAAAACAAAATAAATCAATGCACATGGGCTCCCCAGCCTCTGCAAAAGCCGCTGCTGGCTTTGACCGCCAATACATCTTCGACATCTCAAAAGGCAAGCCGGAAGTACTTAGGGAAATGGTGGACTTGTTCATCAGCCAGTCTACCAAAGAGGTAGCACAAATGGAAAAGGCTCTTCAATCCAACAATTTCGGGGAAGCCGCCGCCGCCGCCCATAGCATGAAGAGCACGGCGGCCTATATGGGCTTCGCCGAAACCTTTGACGAACTTTTGTCCACATTTGAACAAGAGGCAAAAGGCCAGACACCCAACCCTGCCGTAGTGCAACGTCTTTTTGCAACCATTAAAACAAACCTAGGAACAGTCAAGCAGTTCCTGGAAACGAGCTTTTTTGAGGAGTGGGCTTCAAGAGCGTAAGGCCTTATCTGTCGGCCAACGCCCAGCCCTAAAATCCATTCAACTTTTCCAACAAAAGCCCCTTATAACCTTCGCTAACAGGAAATACCGCCTTTTCTATGGTTACCGTGTTATCGGCAAAACTATCGATTTTATCGAGGGCAACAATATGGGAACGGTGAATCCGAATAAAACGCTCAACTGGCAATTTCTCCCAAATGCTTTTTAAGGTAGCATGAACGGTGTGTTTCTTTTTCGGTGTAGCTATTCGGATGTAATCGCCCATCGCTTCTATATAAAGAATTTGATCAAGGTCAACGCGGGTAAGTATATTATCGATCCGGACAAAAATAAAAGTATTTTCTTCTTTTCTATCGGCATGCAAAAAATCCTTGGCCTTATTCACTGCTTTGAGGAATCGGGCCAGTTTTATGGGCTTGACGATATAATCAATGACATCAAGGTTAAAAGCGTCTACGGCATAATCGGATTTGGATGTAACCAAAATTACCAGCGGTTTATCCGTTAAACTTTCCAGCATTTCCAGGCCGGTCATTTGAGGCATTTCGACATCCAAAAACAGAAGGTCAATCTTTTGGGTCTGCAAAAAGTTAATGGCCTGTATAGCATTTTCACACTCTTTGGCTAAGGTCAGAAAGTCCACTTCCTCTACAAAGCTGCGAATGGCTAGTCTGGCCATGGGATTGTCATCAATAATGAGGCATTGGATCATATGCCAGGGCTTTTTGATTTCAAATATAGTGCCTTTGATAGGAATATTTAAACAAAGAACCTGATTACACTGCGTACTATTGCGTGGCCAATTATTTCAAAATCCAAAAACAATCACCCCCTTTGCATTTCTGCCCTCCAGCATATCGTCAAAGGCCATTTGCAAGTCTTCCAGGATATACTCCCGGGTAATCATCTCGTCTAGCCTGAGGACACCTTTTTGGTAAAGCCGCATCAATTTAGGAAAGTCAATCTGCGGCCTACATTGGCCATAAAGCGGATTGATATAGGTTTTATCCCACTCAAACAAACGCATATCGATCGTGATTTCCTCCTCGATGCCACTGACCTGCACGGCGGTGCCAGCATTCCTCACCATGGCCAAGGGTGCTGCCCCCAAGGCTGGAATCGCCGTACACTCAAAGGCATAATCTGCCCCCCGGTTTCCGCACAGGGCTTTTACTTGCTGCGCGACCTGGTTCAGCCCCTCATCGGCCCGGTCGGCTAAAATGACATGCGTGGCACCAAACTGCCTGGCCAATGCTAATTTCTGCTCGTTGACATCCACGGCTATGATGGTAGCTGCTCCAGAAATTTCAGCCGCCTGGATGACATTCAAGCCTACGCCGCCACAGCCCAGCACAACGACCGAGCTGCCAGCCCTCACCTTGGCAGCATTGACCACCGAGCCATACCCGGTCATCACCCCACAGCTGATGATACTGGCCGCTGAAAAGTTGACCTGCTTCGCCTCCAGTTTGACCAAAGCAGATCGCTTGACCAATGCAAATTCGCTCAAGGTGCCGAGGTTAAAGGAGCGTTCGATCGGCTGGCCTTTCCATTGGGAGCCCTCGAGGTGGGCATGTCCCGGCGTATAGCCGTTCCCCCCAGCTACAACCGGAGAATTATTTTCGCAGAGGTGCTGATTGCCTTCCTGGCACTGAAAGCAAGTCAGGCAGGGCGTAGCCCAATTGAGGATCACCGCGTCCCCTGCCACGAGGTCGTCAATCGCCGCACCCACTTGTGCCACGACCCCAGCCCCTTCGTGCCCCATCACAATTGGCTTGCCCCAGGACAGCGAATCATAGTCGGTGTGGCATAGTCCGGCCGCCTTGATCTTTACGACCACTTCATCGGCCTGAGGATCAGCCAGCATGACCTCGTCGATTACGAAATGACCATCGCCCGTAGCGATCGCGCTTTTTGCTATAATGGACATGTTTATTTTCTTGTAAAGATCACAGTTTATTTCCCATTAAGCGTTTCTTTTTTTAACAAAAAAGTAAACTATTTTGCTTAGCCGAGCGAGACATCAGCAATAGGACCCCTCCAGTAAACTGCTGATGTCTGAGGCTGCGCTTTATTAATCTATTTTTTACAAATTGTATTTATTCAAACCCCAATTCTATAACTTTTCCGCTATAATTTATATTAATCACAGTGCCTTCGGGCAGCAATTCGATCCTCAACTGACGAGGTTTATCGCCTTGACCAGTAGATTCAATGCTTAATTTTTTTGTACGATCAGTCCAGGTAAAATGCGTTAGGTCACTTTCTCCGCTAAGGTAATCAAGGCTAATGCCATCATCTTCATACAAGCTAAAATGGCCATCTGCACCACTATATATCCTAATGGTCATGGGCGATTCTACCACCTCATCGGTATATTGTCGTACCGGATCAAAAGGGATAATCGCTCCTGCCCGCACGTAGATTGGCATAGTGCTTAAATCTACTTCGCGACGAATAGTTTGTCCACCCTTTACGCCAGCGTTGGTCCACCAATCGTACCAAAGCCCCTCCGGAAGGTAAAGCTCCCGTGAGGTAGCGCCCTTTTCATAAACAGGAGCGACCAGTAAATCCCTTCCCCATAGGTACTGATCCCCGATTCCGCTAACCCGTTCATCTGCTGGGTAATGGAGCCACATGGAACGCATCATAGGCAACCCGGTCTGCCGGGATTCCCAGGCCAGTGTATAAGTATAAGGCATGAGTTGGTAGCGCAATGTTGCATATTTTCTACAGATGGGCTCAATTGTTGGATTATTTAATTCCGATTCTAGCGGAACATTTCTGGCGGCCCCTTCAATTGAGAAATCATTGCTTCTATTGACTTCACGAGGTCCCATCTCACCCAGGCCCCAGCCCCACGGCAAGTGAGACCACCAGGTCCTGCCGTGAGAGCGGAAAGAAGGACAGAAGGCCCCAAACTGAAACCAGCGAGCGTAAAGTTCTCCAGTATATTCCGGATTGGGATAAAACCCGCCGATATCCGAGCCCCAAAAGGGAGATAAACTAAGCGAATGATTGATACCTACTGCGATTTGCCCTTCCAGGGTTTTCCAGGAACTTTGGGTATCCCCAGACCATACCCAGCCACCCCATTGGGCAATGCCCAGGTGACCATTTCGGTGTAGACTCCAGGGCCGTAAATTGGGTTGCGAGGAGATGGGGCCTTGATAATATAATTGATGCCGTTTTATTCGTTCAAAAAGATTGAACCAATCCCCTTCATCAGGCCACCAGCCATCTACCCCTGCGTTCACCAAACCGATATGCTGCTGCCAATAGTTTTTAATATGAGAAACATCCATCGTTTCTCCTGGCCTGGAGGGAATAGCGCCATGAAGCGTTGGTAGCTTATCCCGATCCCAAGGAACCATGTGTACGACGACCCGAACCTGGCGGTCGTGCAGGTCAGATAAAACCATTTGGGGATCTCGCTTAAAGACCGCAGGATTGAAATCGAAAGAAGGTTGCTCCGTATTCCATCCTTGCGGGCAAAAGCCTGTACCGAGATAGATCACGGCATCGACTGGAATTTGTTTTTTCCGAAAACTATCAACGATCCCGATCAACTGGCTTTCATCTTCGAGGGTACGGTGAGACTGCATATATCCTAAAGCCCATTTGGGCGGGAGTACTGCCGGTCCACTAATGGTGGACACGTCCTTCATAAAACTGACTGGATCATGTGCATCGAAGACAAAAAAGTCGTATACCCCAGGTACAACCTGAGCTGCCGGAGGCATTCCTTTACCTTGGTTGAGACCTTGGTTTTTCTGATCCTGCTGGGTTCTTGCCTCCCCATGTGGATCAAAAGGGATGAACAAGCCTCGGTCTTTATTTTGGAGATCAACCTGCACCCAGGGGGTCGCCACAAAAAGGCCCCATCCCTTGGTGCCGATCAGCATGGCCACAGGGTTGCGTGATCCATAGGCGTTGCTCTGCCAGCGGGGTAACATCTGGTGGAATCGACCCCGGCGATCATATTCGATCGGTAGTTTGCGCCAATCGACCCCGCGATCCGGCATGGGCCCACCTTCCCCCATGCCCAGCACTGGCTGGTCATCCAAGCGGAATGATAAATCGCCATTTTCATTGAAAGCAACCTGCTGAATTACCTCGTTTTCCAGGTTCGATATGGTGATAGCCAAGGGATCAAAATTCACCTCCACTTGCAGGTTCCCTACTCGTTTTTTCAAGGGTTGTCCCATGGTTCGAAGGCTGATAGCAGGGGCAGGGTATTCGCGTATGGCAAGCGCAGGTGTATAGGGAAAATCAGATGTAAAGCGGAGTGGTTTTAGGGTGACGCGGATGCTGTGTTCGCCTGCAGGTCGGATGTCTAGCTGCGCAGGCTGGCCACCAGCTGTAATGGGTTGAGCATGGCCTTGTTGGCTTACCAATAGACCTAACAAGCCCATCAACGGAATAGTCATGAATAAGCGGGTTTTCTGCATGGTTAGTGTATTTAGTAATGGTAAAAGGAAAAATACAAACTTTCTCAAGAATCAGGTTATTTGACCGCTGGCTAAAGTACAATGGACCATTACTCATTTCACATTGCTATTTTGGTTATTCCCAACTTACTTGCACTAATAATCTATTCACCTATAACTTAACTTATACAAAATGGAAGTATTACAATCAAATAAACGGATTCAAACCAAACAAATAAATTGGAGCGCATTGATAAATGAACTAGGCAAGGATTTTGCGGACCGAGCTGGGCATTATGATCAAACAGGAACTTTTGTGGTTGAGAATTACGAGGAACTAAAAACACACCAGTTCTTTTCTGCTATGATTCCCAAGGAATTGGGTGGAGGTGGTATTAGCCATGCTGAAATGTGCAACATCATCCGCATCATGGCCCATTATTGTAGTTCAACAGCGTTAGCCTTCTCTATGCATCAGCACCTGGTAGCCGCCACTGTCTGGAAATATAAACATAAAGGCGAAGGAGTGCCTTTGTTGAAACGTGTGGTAGAAGAACAATTGGTACTAATTAGTACTGGCGCCAGAGACTGGTTGGAATCCAATGGAGAAATGGAGAAAGTGAATGGGGGATATCTTTTTTCAGGTAAGAAGTTTTTTGCCAGCCAATCGGCTGGAGGAGACCTGGCCGTGACGAGCGCGCCTTGCTTAAATACCGAAAAGGAATGGCAAGTATTACATTTTGGTGTTTCCATGAAAGCCGAAGGGGTGACGGTACTGGATGATTGGAACGTTATTGGCATGCGTGCTACAGGATCACAAACCATCCAATTTGACAAGGTATTCATTCCTGATTCAGCTATTGCTTTGATGAGACCAAGAGGGGAATTCCACGCAGTTTGGGATATTGTTATAACAGTAGCGATGCCATTGATTATGTCAGCCTATGTTGGTACGGCCGAAAAGGCGTTTGAAATAGCTATGTCGATTGGTAAAAAGTATCATCGGAATATGGACCATATTACCTACATCATTGGCAAATTGAACAATAGCCTGATAAGTGCCCAAACGCAATGGAAGGCAATGTATGCACTGACCAATAACTTTGACTTCAAACCAAATGAAGATATAACTATCGATATGTTGAGCTTAAAGACCAATGTAGCCGAAGCCACTCAGCAAACGGTAAGTGAAGCCATGGAAGCCATCGGCGGCCAAAGTTTCTATCGAAAAAATGTCCTCGAACGTTTGTTCAGGGATGTACAGGCATCAGACTTCCATCCATTGCCCAAATGGGATCAGTATGCATTTACGGGCAAAAGATTGCTGGCAAAATAGGATAGTTTTCTTTAATAGAACCTCGTAGGCCCTTTTGAGCTTTCTATCTCAAAAGGGCCTTTCCTATAAAGTGGACCACCACGCCCTCGTTCCAGGCTTTTAATCGCAGAGCCGGTTTTTTTTTAAAAAACACTGCTCGCCAATGTCATCTACTCTAACCACAAAAATGGCCAGCGAAGATGACATTTCTCTTCGCATAGCACCATAATAAGGTGATAACAGTTACCAAGTAGGTTTTTCAAAATGAATCCTCAGGGGTAGCGGAAGCCGACTTCCGTTAGCCCAGGTAGCTCATTTTTCATGTTGCAGGCTCAGTCAATTGACCGACGGAGCCCCTAAATCCTTATGTGCTATGAAAAAGCAGGAAGCTATGAAAACGACCACTCCTGACCAAAACCCTCTTGTGTCATTTAAAGGAGTGGAATTATCCGATGACCAATTAAAGCAGGTAAAAGGAGGTGATGGAGAAGATGATGGAACCAATGGCATCGTTGGGGAAGTCGACATCATTGATTTGTAGGTCAACGGTGTGAAGAGAACAGGAGTGAACCTATTCGAAAGTAGAAGTGAACCGCGGAAAGTCGCCTATTTTTTCTGCTTCCGGCTTGGCCATCGCTCCTGTTCTTCCAAGCTATCTCGAGATTGCTTTAGTTTTGCTAAAAGCCATGACTTGAAGATAATAGATGCCATTTCGCTAATCTTTTGCTCTAGCAAAAGGTAATCTGCTTTGTTTCTATCTGGTTTTTTATGCAAACGAGCAATCTTTAAAGCCATAGCAGCAAAAAGCAAATAGGGTTGCTTTCTTTGTGCTGACAGCAGATGGTTGCGACGAATAAATTTATTAAAGTTATCTACTTTTGCCTTGAACGGGCTATAGAAGGAGTCATTGGCTAAAGTCGCTTCTAACAAACAACGTACGGATAGCGAATTAAGTCTCAATTTAAAAACAAGCCGTGAAGATTGTACCTCATTTAGCAACTTATGGGCCGCAATAAAGTCGCCCATATGGAAAGCGACATATGCCTTGCCCAAAGCAAGGGTCTCCTGGCTATAGGCAGGCTTTAAGAAGGGTTCGTTTGTTTCAATAAATGTTCTGGTCCAATCCGGTTCATTGGCATAAGCACCAAGCACACAAATATTCAAAAACAAATCTTCGCTCAAAATGCCATTGGTCAGGAAGAGCCCTTCTTCAAGTCCATATTGATACAAGGGCAATAATTGTGGCAGGTAATCCATTTGGCCTTGGGTAAATTGAGAGGAGCCCAAATTGGCCAACTTGACCAGCAGAAAAGCTTTTTCTTCTTTTTCGAGTAGCGAGGCCAAGGCCATGAATTGCTGCGTAGCCAACAGGTATTTGTCCAGGGTACAGCCTTCGCGGAATAAACGAATCAATTGGAGGTAAATAGCCAATAATGGATTTTCGCCCTGGTACCTGGATGCCTTTTCCAGAATGGCCGACAGCCACTCCTCACTCAAAGGAATTGTTCTGGCAGTAGCTCCTCCTAAGCAATTAACCACAAAAGAAAGCTGATGAGTGATATAATATTGATCCAAATAAGCCATTGCCTTTAACTCTTCTTCAAAAGGATCCGGTTTGGCAGGTGTAGCTGGATGCCGATAAATGCTGTGGTGCAATTCCCATAGCGACAAGGGGGTATTGGGATGAATGGCCTGCCGTTCGGTATAGAAGGCAATAGTTGAACGACATTCCTTAAAAAAAGATTGGTGCAAACCTCTTTCGCGGAAGGCTTGGCAACGCACACTTCCACTTAAGCCTTCATCCCGCGTCAATTGTTGGGATTGCAAAAACGTCTCGACCAATCGACTGAGTTCGCTATAGCGATCATTTAACCAATGGACATCAAAGGCTTTCTTGGGGCGAAGCTTTTTATATAACTGAACCTTATCGACTTTTTGATAAATAGGATGAAATGGCCTTAGTTCCCGAAACAAGGCTATTGGTTCCGTTTTGTTAGTAAAATACGGCGAAAGTAAAAAGTGTTCCAGCGCTTTTAGTTCGCGTGTTTCAATAGTATTCAATAATCTATACAATTTTGTTGTTTTCATGAACAATTTAAATTATTGAAAACAAATAAGTTATAATATTTATGCTTATAAAATTACAAAATTATCCTATGTTTTTAATTTTATATGGCCGTAAAAAAATTAGTTATACCTATCCGTTCCCTGTATTTTTATCCCAATTCCGGAAAATTATAGCATGTACTGCACTGACAGGGTAAATGCCCGATTAGTGCCCAAACCTTATTATACCTATGACAACCCTAAACCTACTAAAGGTATATTTTGATATACCGCTAAGAAGCTGGGAATTGCCAGCCTTCAGGTTCGCCATGCGGCAAAGCCTCCAATTAGCTACTTCAGCCGCCGAGCGCTATCCATTGATCCAATTCAAAACCCGCTACCAGCAGGGACGCCAACAGCCGATGTTGGTCGTCATAGGAGAAAAGATCAAGGAACTCAAAAAGGAATGGTTAGCAGATTCGCCCACCGTCAATTTACAGGATAGCAAACACACCATTTCCGTGACCGACTGGAAATTATTACCCTTTCCCTTACGGACAGATAAAGGTTTTCATACCTACAACCTATTTAATTACCATCCTTTTAACCAAGATAATTACAAGCACTACCGGAACCTGGTTACGAAAGAAGAAAAAAACAATTTTCTACAGCGATTACTGGTTCAGCACCTCGATGCCTTCATGCTCGGCGTTGGCTGGCGACCTGATCCGCCTATTCAAATAAAAGGTATCCAATTACTCAAGCCCAAATTGATTCCTTACCACAACTACCAGGCGCAATGTTATGATCTCCGCTTTCACAGCAACTTGTGGATGCCCGAGCATATCGGATTAGGGAAGGGCGTGAGCTTAGGTTTTGGTGTATTGAGATTGCAAAAAAAGAAAAATGTGACCACTTGAAAGTATTTCGAATATATCCCCAAAAGACAATCGCGCTTTTAGCATAAAGTCTATCCAAGAACAGTACATGCGCTCGGGGTTAGGGTGCTCTGGTTTGGGGCCCTAATCCTTTTTTTTGTTGGTGCACTCTGTTATATGGAGCCAAAACGTTTTAAACCCAACATAGACGGATTTTATTCGATAAAATAGCCAAAAAGGTCTTCTCCATCGCAATATATTATTAGGTTTAAGGTATGAAAAGTATCATCAAGGAGCTCCGAGGAGAATACCGACATATTGAACCCATCCGCCGAGCCGACCAGGCAGCAAGGCAATATGCCAAAGGAATAGTGGAGAAAACAGTGATCGAATGTTAACTTTTTATGCCATAATTAAAAATCACGAAATTTGAAACGATTCGACAACCAAGTAGCTATCGTTACCGGTGCAGCAAGGGGCATTGGCGAAGGGATTGCTCGGCGGCTCGCCCGGGAAGGCGCTAAGGTCTTTTTATTTGACCTGCTAAAGGACGATTTGGCCGAAACGGCCCAGCAAATGCAAAGCGAGAGGCTTCAGGTAGAGGCCATCGAGGTCGACATTGCCCAGGAGTTGGGCGTCATGAGTGCTATTGAACAGGTCATTGGCAAGGCTGGACGGATTGACATTTTGATCAACAGCGCTGGCATTGTTGGCCCTACAGCCACAAAAATCATCGATTACGATTTGGCTGGTTTTGAGAAAGTGCTTCGCGTCAACCTAACGGGAGCTTTTTTAATCACTAAATATGTATTGCCCCATATGCTTAGGCAAAATTACGGCCGGATTCTCCATATCGCTTCCATTGGTGGCAAGGAGGGCAATCCGGGCATGATCGGATACGCAGCTAGTAAATCTGGTTTAATGGGTTTGGTAAAGGGTGTCGGAAAGGAGTATGCAGATACCGGTATCACCGTCAATGGCCTGGCTCCCGCCGTGATCGCTACGCCCATGAACCTAGATACCGACCCTAAAATGCTGGATTATATGGCCAGCAAAATCCCCATGGGAAGACTGGGAACGATAGCGGAAGTGGCGGCTATTTCTGCTTGGATTGTATCTAAAGAGGCTAGCTTTAATACGGGCTTTATTTTTGATTTATCGGGCGGAAGGGCAACTTTTTAATTTATATTTACAACCATCCTCGAAAATGGGCAGAAAACCTATTTAAATAGCTAAAAACCAGCTAGCGATGAGAAAAAATTTCTTGGTGATACTTTGCGGACTGACGGTCTTAAGCTCTGGCACCAATTGCCATCGATCGATCTCGGCCAGCAAAGATCAAAAGACTAAACCCAACCTACTCTTCATCCTGGTGGATGACCTCGGTTGGAAGGACCTTGGCTGTTATGGCAGTAGCTTTTACGATACCCCACAGTTGGATGCCTTTGCCAAAGAGAGCCTGCGCTTCACCAATGCTTATTCCTCCTCTCCCGTTTGCTCTCCTACCCGCGCTGCTATCATGACCGGAAAAAACCCGATTCGAACGGGCATCACCGACTGGCTAAAAGGCCAGAATCCGCCTAATCGGAAACTGCAAAATGTCCAGGATCGGGATGAATTGGCCCTCGAAGAATATACCCTCGCCGAAGCCCTGAAAGACAATGGCTATACTACCTTTTTCGCCGGCAAATGGCACCTCGGCGAAGAGGGCTTTTATCCCGAAGACCAAGGATTTGACATTAATATTGGCGGACACCATCTGGGCTCTCCTCCCGGTGGCTATTATTCCCCCTACCAAAACCCTAAGCTGACAGATGGCCCGGAAGGAGAATACCTCCCCGACCGATTAACCCAAGAAACCATCCAATTTGTGCAAAACCAAAAGAAAAGCACACAACCTTTTTTCGCCATGCTGTCTTTTT from Saprospiraceae bacterium encodes:
- a CDS encoding zinc-binding dehydrogenase, which translates into the protein MSIIAKSAIATGDGHFVIDEVMLADPQADEVVVKIKAAGLCHTDYDSLSWGKPIVMGHEGAGVVAQVGAAIDDLVAGDAVILNWATPCLTCFQCQEGNQHLCENNSPVVAGGNGYTPGHAHLEGSQWKGQPIERSFNLGTLSEFALVKRSALVKLEAKQVNFSAASIISCGVMTGYGSVVNAAKVRAGSSVVVLGCGGVGLNVIQAAEISGAATIIAVDVNEQKLALARQFGATHVILADRADEGLNQVAQQVKALCGNRGADYAFECTAIPALGAAPLAMVRNAGTAVQVSGIEEEITIDMRLFEWDKTYINPLYGQCRPQIDFPKLMRLYQKGVLRLDEMITREYILEDLQMAFDDMLEGRNAKGVIVFGF
- a CDS encoding acyl-CoA dehydrogenase family protein; the protein is MEVLQSNKRIQTKQINWSALINELGKDFADRAGHYDQTGTFVVENYEELKTHQFFSAMIPKELGGGGISHAEMCNIIRIMAHYCSSTALAFSMHQHLVAATVWKYKHKGEGVPLLKRVVEEQLVLISTGARDWLESNGEMEKVNGGYLFSGKKFFASQSAGGDLAVTSAPCLNTEKEWQVLHFGVSMKAEGVTVLDDWNVIGMRATGSQTIQFDKVFIPDSAIALMRPRGEFHAVWDIVITVAMPLIMSAYVGTAEKAFEIAMSIGKKYHRNMDHITYIIGKLNNSLISAQTQWKAMYALTNNFDFKPNEDITIDMLSLKTNVAEATQQTVSEAMEAIGGQSFYRKNVLERLFRDVQASDFHPLPKWDQYAFTGKRLLAK
- a CDS encoding LytTR family DNA-binding domain-containing protein, with translation MIQCLIIDDNPMARLAIRSFVEEVDFLTLAKECENAIQAINFLQTQKIDLLFLDVEMPQMTGLEMLESLTDKPLVILVTSKSDYAVDAFNLDVIDYIVKPIKLARFLKAVNKAKDFLHADRKEENTFIFVRIDNILTRVDLDQILYIEAMGDYIRIATPKKKHTVHATLKSIWEKLPVERFIRIHRSHIVALDKIDSFADNTVTIEKAVFPVSEGYKGLLLEKLNGF
- a CDS encoding glycoside hydrolase family 31 protein, which produces MQKTRLFMTIPLMGLLGLLVSQQGHAQPITAGGQPAQLDIRPAGEHSIRVTLKPLRFTSDFPYTPALAIREYPAPAISLRTMGQPLKKRVGNLQVEVNFDPLAITISNLENEVIQQVAFNENGDLSFRLDDQPVLGMGEGGPMPDRGVDWRKLPIEYDRRGRFHQMLPRWQSNAYGSRNPVAMLIGTKGWGLFVATPWVQVDLQNKDRGLFIPFDPHGEARTQQDQKNQGLNQGKGMPPAAQVVPGVYDFFVFDAHDPVSFMKDVSTISGPAVLPPKWALGYMQSHRTLEDESQLIGIVDSFRKKQIPVDAVIYLGTGFCPQGWNTEQPSFDFNPAVFKRDPQMVLSDLHDRQVRVVVHMVPWDRDKLPTLHGAIPSRPGETMDVSHIKNYWQQHIGLVNAGVDGWWPDEGDWFNLFERIKRHQLYYQGPISSQPNLRPWSLHRNGHLGIAQWGGWVWSGDTQSSWKTLEGQIAVGINHSLSLSPFWGSDIGGFYPNPEYTGELYARWFQFGAFCPSFRSHGRTWWSHLPWGWGLGEMGPREVNRSNDFSIEGAARNVPLESELNNPTIEPICRKYATLRYQLMPYTYTLAWESRQTGLPMMRSMWLHYPADERVSGIGDQYLWGRDLLVAPVYEKGATSRELYLPEGLWYDWWTNAGVKGGQTIRREVDLSTMPIYVRAGAIIPFDPVRQYTDEVVESPMTIRIYSGADGHFSLYEDDGISLDYLSGESDLTHFTWTDRTKKLSIESTGQGDKPRQLRIELLPEGTVININYSGKVIELGFE
- a CDS encoding CRISPR-associated endonuclease Cas6, which translates into the protein MTTLNLLKVYFDIPLRSWELPAFRFAMRQSLQLATSAAERYPLIQFKTRYQQGRQQPMLVVIGEKIKELKKEWLADSPTVNLQDSKHTISVTDWKLLPFPLRTDKGFHTYNLFNYHPFNQDNYKHYRNLVTKEEKNNFLQRLLVQHLDAFMLGVGWRPDPPIQIKGIQLLKPKLIPYHNYQAQCYDLRFHSNLWMPEHIGLGKGVSLGFGVLRLQKKKNVTT
- a CDS encoding response regulator, with translation MQKPSFLNLERKDWQITITLLIAMLLVIMAHYFAGNVLDEHQHSSAIITASFEGNNLLNNLDHHLVELESEVRNFVILADEKYAVTTEEVIKKTRADIVAVRNHFANTVQPIQLERLEELVSEKIRFSKNVIDNFRADGPIATTKMFGSQDGFMLRENIIAITDSLRNSHREHIVAYLNQKSNASDWLRRLSSASVLIVLLITMVSIFYLAKTAQRRNQAEQGKAQKQQELTQSLTFIKDLYENAPIGFHSFNSEGVIIEMNETELEWLGYEREAVVGKMKLSDITAMTAANYEAFIAQLTKTGKLDNIEGQLIRKDGSLMPCISNSRVVYDEQGKMQYTRIALMDFTEQKKLQDELKIAREIAEQSGVLKEQFVANMSHEIRTPLNAILGFSSLLQRTDLKENQKEFAQSIQTSSENLLTIINDVLDFSKIAAGVIRMERIPFSLSSLLHSVENMFRYRADEKQLQFEMEVDENLPEAVQGDPTRLTQILVNLLSNALKFTNSGSVKLLASQVKQENGHATVRFTVSDTGIGIPLDKQAFIFERFGQASTDTTRRFGGAGLGLTISKQLVELQGGQIWVESEEGNGAAFMVEIPYDIAETVIGNGKSPSSRFKNQQGSILIVEDNMMNSRIVGLLLDDWGFGYDHAENGKIALEKLSHHVYDLILMDIQMPVMDGYTTSQYIRQQLHLKVPIIATTAHAFAGEREKCISYGMNDYISKPIKEEELIALISRYVRRKKQNKSMHMGSPASAKAAAGFDRQYIFDISKGKPEVLREMVDLFISQSTKEVAQMEKALQSNNFGEAAAAAHSMKSTAAYMGFAETFDELLSTFEQEAKGQTPNPAVVQRLFATIKTNLGTVKQFLETSFFEEWASRA
- a CDS encoding SDR family NAD(P)-dependent oxidoreductase — protein: MKRFDNQVAIVTGAARGIGEGIARRLAREGAKVFLFDLLKDDLAETAQQMQSERLQVEAIEVDIAQELGVMSAIEQVIGKAGRIDILINSAGIVGPTATKIIDYDLAGFEKVLRVNLTGAFLITKYVLPHMLRQNYGRILHIASIGGKEGNPGMIGYAASKSGLMGLVKGVGKEYADTGITVNGLAPAVIATPMNLDTDPKMLDYMASKIPMGRLGTIAEVAAISAWIVSKEASFNTGFIFDLSGGRATF